One window of Papaver somniferum cultivar HN1 chromosome 9, ASM357369v1, whole genome shotgun sequence genomic DNA carries:
- the LOC113310062 gene encoding chorismate synthase, chloroplastic-like yields the protein MALSISSSTATKSLGFVQTSDFQKLSSPKVLVSVKRYTPRNLAVKASGSTYGNFFRVTTYGESHGGGVGCVIDGCPPRVPISEADMQIDLDRRRPGQSRITTPRKETDTCKIYSGVADGLTTGSPIHVNVPNTDQRGHDYKEMSVAYRPSHADATYDMKYGARSVQGGGRSSARETIGRVAAGALAKKILKLKCGTEILAYVSQVHKVILPEDLVDPETLTLEQVESNIVRCPDPEYAEKMIAAIDAVRVKGDSVGGVVTCIARNVPRGLGSPVFDKLEAELAKVMMSLPATKGFEFGSGFTGTFLTGSEHNDEFYTDKSGRIRTRTNRSGGIQGGISNGEVINFRVAFKPTSTISKKQNTVNRDKKEIELIARGRHDPCVVPRAVPMVEAMVALVLVDQLLAQYAQCELFPINPSLQEPL from the exons ATGGCGTTATCGATTTCTTCTTCTACTGCTACTAAATCTTTAGGATTCGTCCAAACATCAGACTTTCAGAAATTGTCTTCTCCAAAAGTTTTGGTCTCTGTAAAAAGATACACTCCCAGAAACCTTG CGGTAAAGGCAAGTGGAAGTACATACGGGAACTTCTTCCGtgttacaacatatggagaatctCATGGAGGAGGTGTTGGATGTGTCATTGATGGGTGCCCTCCTCGGGTTCCCATCTCAGAAGCTGATATGCAAATTGATCTTGACCGAAG GAGGCCAGGTCAGAGTCGCATAACCACCCCAAGGAAAGAGACTGATACATGCAAGATATATTCTGGAGTCGCAGATG GACTCACAACTGGTTCTCCAATTCACGTCAATGTGCCAAACACTGACCAGAGAGGACAT GATTACAAAGAAATGTCAGTTGCCTACAGACCTTCTCATGCTGATGCTACCTATGACATGAAGTATGGTGCAAGATCAGTTCAG GGTGGTGGCAGATCTTCAGCCAGAGAAACCATTGGAAGAGTTGCAGCTGGAGCTCTTGCCAAAAAAATTCTGAAGCTAAAATGTGGAACTGAG ATTCTAGCATATGTCTCTCAGGTCCACAAAGTTATTCTTCCAGAAGACTTGGTTGATCCCGAGACTCTAACACTCGAACAG GTAGAAAGTAACATCGTCAGGTGCCCGGACCCAGAATATGCCGAAAAGATGATTGCTGCTATAGATGCTGTCCGTGTGAAAGGGGACTCTGTTGGGGGGGTTGTGACATGTATTGCGAGGAACGTTCCACGT GGTCTTGGTTCACCAGTTTTTGATAAACTCGAAGCTGAGCTTGCAAAAGTTATGATGTCTCTACCAGCAACAAAGGGTTTTGAATTTGGGAGTGGATTCACAG GAACTTTTTTGACTGGTAGCGAACATAATGATGAATTTTATACTGACAAGAGTGGAAGAATCAGAACAAGAACGAATCGATCTGGTGGGATACAG GGTGGAATCTCTAATGGAGAGGTCATAAACTTTAGAGTGGCTTTCAAACCAACTTCAACAATTTCG AAAAAACAAAACACTGTAAACAGAGATAAAAAGGAGATAGAACTCATTGCACGTGGTCGTCATGATCCTTGTGTTGTGCCTAGAG CGGTGCCAATGGTAGAAGCTATGGTGGCTCTGGTACTCGTTGATCAACTGTTGGCACAGTATGCTCAGTGCGAGCTATTCCCCATCAATCCTTCCCTACAAGAACCCCTTTAG